The following proteins are co-located in the Acropora palmata chromosome 11, jaAcrPala1.3, whole genome shotgun sequence genome:
- the LOC141896906 gene encoding cysteine and glycine-rich protein 1-like: protein MPPKFGGGGSMCKRCNKTVYQAEEKKDPKGGYWHSSCFTCKNCPNNNKSTRLDSTNINIHEDEIYCKGCYGALFGPKGYGFGGGAGALTRTQ from the exons atgcCCCCTAAATTTGGCGGAGGAGGGAGCATGTGTAAGAGATGCAACAAAACTGTGTATCAAGCAGAAGAGAAGAAAGATCCAAAAGGCGGATACTGGCACAGTTCTTGCttcacttgcaaaaactgcccaaacaacaacaagtcaACCAGGTTGGACAGCACGAATATCAACATCCACGAAG ATGAAATCTACTGCAAGGGGTGTTATGGAGCTCTATTTGGCCCCAAAGGCTACGGATTTGGCGGAGGAGCTGGCGCCTTAACTCGAACACAGTAG
- the LOC141896905 gene encoding DNA damage-regulated autophagy modulator protein 2-like has product MLSGFEHLQFLPVVLCCFALIAFITSYILAVHEKDVNALWPYISDAGAYPPQSCIFGQFLNFAAVIGFVVIFIRYKHVKDGSDPGMLLVRRLNYWSLWAGGLSCLGMSMVANFQVVNSLPVHMVGAVLVFALAMVYCWMQAIVSHKMTSQATSSTLSSVTRFVLSVLVTVFFVTTFVAGSVSEMEHAKKGKDNTAGAIYDLKWNETDPGYQVHLASTFSEWLMSLCFLVYFLTYFREFQKITVFIQLRPKDAQIISPGFDSDAPI; this is encoded by the exons ATGTTGTCTGGATTTGAGCATCTTCAGTTCCTTCCTGTTGTTCTTTGCTGTTTTGCTCTGATTGCATTCATCACCTC GTATATCTTAGCTGTTCATGAAAAGGATGTAAATGCTCTGTGGCCATACATAAG tGATGCAGGAGCTTACCCACCTCAGAGCTGTAtctttggacaatttttaaactttgcagCTGTCATAG gatttgttgtcatttttataCGCTACAAGCATGTAAAGGACGGCAGTGATCCCGGCATGCTGTTAGTAAGAAGATTAAACTACTGGTCTTTGTGGGCTGGTGGCTTGTCGTGCTTAGGCATGTCTATGGTTGCGAATTTTCAA GTCGTCAATTCCTTGCCAGTTCATATGGTTGGTGCAGTTTTGGTGTTTGCCTTAGCAATGGTGTATTGTTGGATGCAAGCCATTGTCTCTCACAAGATGACATCCCAAGCAACAAGTTCAACTCTGAGCTCGGTCACAAGATTTGTTCTGTCTGTTCTTGTGACTGTATTCTTTGTGACAA CTTTTGTAGCTGGAAGTGTAAGTGAAATGgaacatgcaaaaaaaggaaaagacaaCACTGCTGGGGCAATATACGACCTTAAGTGGAATGAAACAGATCCT GGATACCAAGTTCACCTGGCAAGCACCTTCAGTGAATGGCTCATGAGTCTTTGTTTCCTTGTGTATTTTCTGACGTACTTCAGAGAGTTCCAAAAGATCACCGTCTTCATCCAATTGCGACCTAAAGATGCTCAGATCATTTCTCCTGGTTTCGATAGTGATGCCCCAATTTAA
- the LOC141897446 gene encoding phosphorylated carbohydrates phosphatase TM_1254-like — protein sequence MAVCGSTRKIISSLLQVHFRCVRKIHQTSQPILAGTAPWARPLLMQSRGDPALYSSLPGDGMSPGSSNQMNPSLVIFDKDGTLIDANTVWIPWMESHIQELEEATGLTLADDMYKEVGYCPDKRVYSDGGLLAHATVAEIRQAFVTVLVRSGVSQERAQNLVDNCCKEFDSGDHDTLVPLGDLPAIFETLKAKGVKTAICTTDSREGTLSALHRLGLMDMIDKIVCGDDKETKPKPHPETALGICEALNVCPTETVIIGDTVADTTMGNLAGLGLTIGVLSGAGNRDILEKEADVVLNNVDELLDTLYPNDS from the exons ATGGCAGTTTGTGGCAGCAcgagaaaaataatttctagTCTCCTTCAAGTACACTTTAGATGTGTAAGGAAAATTCATCAAACTTCCCAACCCATATTGGCAG GTACTGCCCCTTGGGCAAGACCATTGCTGATGCAGAGTAGGGGTGATCCAGCATTATATTCATCGCTTCCTGGTGATGGTATGAGCCCTGGATCATCCAATCAGATGAATCCATCTCTTGTCATTTTTGACAAAGATGGTACCTTGATTGATGCCAACACTGTTTGGATCCCGTGGATGGAGAGCCATATACAGGAACTTGAAGAAGCGACTGGCCTCACTCTCGCTGATGACATGTACAAGGAAGTCGGATACTGTCCAGACAAACGTGTATATTCTGATGGAGGCCTGCTAGCTCATGCCACAGTAGCTGAAATTAGACAGGCCTTTGTAACAGTTCTGGTGAGGTCTGGTGTGAGCCAGGAAAGAGCCCAGAATTTGGTTGATAACTGCTGTAAGGAGTTTGACAGTGGTGACCATGATACTTTGGTACCATTGGGGGATCTCCCTGCTATATTTGAAACTCTGAAGGCAAAGGGGGTAAAAACGGCCATTTGCACCACAGACAGCCGTGAAGGTACCCTGTCTGCTCTGCACAGGCTAGGCCTGATGGACATGATTGATAAGATTGTTTGTGGGGACGACAAGGAGACAAAGCCAAAACCCCACCCTGAAACTGCATTGGGCATTTGTGAAGCTCTTAATGTCTGTCCAACTGAAACTGTCATTATTGGGGACACTGTGGCTGACACTACCATGGGGAATTTGGCAGGGTTGGGTCTTACTATTGGTGTTCTTAGTGGGGCAGGGAACCGGGATATCCTGGAGAAAGAGGCAGATGTTGTTCTCAACAATGTCGATGAGCTTCTTGATACCTTGTATCCAAATGATTCCTGA
- the LOC141897670 gene encoding multiple inositol polyphosphate phosphatase 1-like has product MAAFIVSFLLLFMFCLQHDLAASSISRPFLFSDKTQYHHRNEPIEKPPNCEAVHISMVIRHGSRYPGSVRVKKMKDLLKEINQHLSRDSPIRYKNLSLPWSIPTDILDSAGKEMSSLGTEEMYSIAKRLLSKFPSALQYGYSNLNYSFIATDKLRSSESAVAFAQGLFEGKGHLGPGKYQPVAIKSSGPSNEDTYLRIFEACPKWKKRTAKANREYANFTKGPEMRRVLENISDRLKLGKSFSARLEYQWAVEMFLMCAFGIQTDSADTSWCDLFEEEDLKVLEYLNDLKLYWDRSYGRKINHRMSCRLYENITVSFDRFLESGKPHGVFRFAHTGTVIPLLTMLGMYKDVVPLRADNYLLQANRKFRISNVVPMGGNVAFVLYNCKNESTMNLGDEADEKRTFSVSQMTIQLLVNEAAVPMPACGGRMYCGLQKFLNYYSHIKRNCDIDKICGKKKAKCARNKSKEQE; this is encoded by the coding sequence ATGGCTGCcttcattgtttcttttctgttgttgttcatgttttgtttgcagcatgATTTGGCTGCATCGTCAATATCCCGTCCATTTTTGTTCAGCGACAAAACTCAGTATCATCACAGAAATGAACCCATCGAAAAACCGCCAAATTGCGAGGCTGTTCACATCAGTATGGTCATACGACACGGCTCAAGGTATCCGGGAAGCGTGCGAGTGAAAAAGATGAAAGATCTGCTGAAAGAAATCAACCAACACTTGTCAAGAGATTCTCCTATTCGGTACAAGAATCTTTCGCTTCCCTGGAGTATACCAACGGATATTCTTGACTCCGCAGGCAAGGAGATGTCTTCCCTGGGCACCGAAGAGATGTACTCTATTGCCAAACGCTTGCTTTCCAAATTCCCCAGCGCGTTGCAATATGGCTACTCCAATTTGAACTATAGCTTTATTGCAACTGACAAATTGAGGTCGAGCGAGAGTGCAGTGGCTTTCGCGCAAGGATTGTTCGAAGGCAAAGGACATCTGGGCCCTGGAAAATATCAACCAGTTGCCATTAAATCCTCCGGTCCATCTAACGAGGATACTTACTTGAGAATATTTGAAGCTTGTCCcaagtggaaaaaaagaactgcAAAGGCCAACAGGGAGTATGCAAACTTTACTAAGGGTCCTGAAATGCGTCGAGTTCTTGAAAATATCTCCGATAGACTGAAGCTGGGAAAGTCATTTTCTGCTCGTCTTGAATACCAGTGGGCCGTGGAAATGTTTTTGATGTGTGCATTTGGCATTCAGACAGACAGTGCGGACACAAGCTGGTGCGATTTGTTTGAAGAAGAGGATTTGAAGGTTCTGGAATATCTCAACGACTTGAAACTGTATTGGGATCGAAGCTATGGTCGTAAAATAAATCACAGAATGAGTTGTCGCCTTTATGAGAATATAACTGTCAGTTTCGATAGATTTCTTGAATCAGGTAAACCCCATGGCGTCTTTAGATTCGCTCATACAGGAACAGTCATTCCGCTTCTGACTATGTTGGGGATGTATAAGGACGTTGTACCCCTGAGGGCCGACAATTATCTTCTGCAAGCCAACCGAAAATTTCGCATTTCAAATGTCGTGCCCATGGGTGGTAACGtcgcttttgttttgtataaCTGCAAAAATGAGAGTACCATGAACTTAGGTGATGAGGCAGATGAGAAGAGGACATTTTCTGTATCACAGATGACCATACAATTGCTGGTCAACGAAGCCGCTGTACCAATGCCTGCCTGTGGGGGGCGCATGTATTGTGGGCTTCAGAAGTTTCTAAACTACTACTCCCACATCAAGAGAAATTGTGACATCGATAAAATTTGTGgaaagaagaaagcaaaatgcGCGCGAAATAAGTCTAAAGAGCAGGAATAG